The following are encoded in a window of Roseimaritima ulvae genomic DNA:
- a CDS encoding SCO family protein, with product MAASMLLCLTAPAAAQPTDNVQLNDGVPAQAEGVTVDQHLGTTLPLELEVVDASGKTVPLQTYFDGRRPVIVTLNYSDCPMLCSVQLNALTRSLNDVDLKMGDDFQLLTVSIDPDEATERIRETKQLYTDQVNKQPQAAEAWHFATASQSTITKLTDTLGFRYRYDKQTKQYNHPAMLAFVSPEGVISSYSLRVDFPPEDLKRSLVAAGEGTIGSPVDVIVMWCFSYDPNRGRYVATAWKLMRLGGALTIGVILLALTPYWIGKRRQSPQLAEPITDDPHTHEATTAFERKADE from the coding sequence ATGGCTGCAAGTATGCTGCTGTGCTTGACCGCACCGGCGGCCGCGCAGCCGACCGACAACGTACAGTTGAACGACGGCGTGCCGGCTCAAGCCGAGGGCGTCACCGTCGACCAGCACCTGGGAACGACCTTGCCGCTGGAACTGGAGGTCGTGGATGCATCCGGGAAAACCGTTCCCTTACAAACCTACTTTGACGGTCGCCGTCCGGTGATCGTGACTTTGAACTACAGCGACTGCCCGATGCTGTGCAGTGTTCAGCTGAACGCCCTGACGCGGTCGCTGAACGACGTGGACCTGAAGATGGGCGACGACTTTCAGTTGTTGACCGTCAGCATCGACCCCGACGAAGCTACCGAGCGGATTCGAGAAACCAAACAGTTATATACCGATCAGGTGAACAAGCAGCCGCAGGCGGCCGAGGCGTGGCATTTCGCCACGGCGTCACAATCGACGATCACAAAACTCACCGATACGTTAGGATTTAGGTACCGGTACGACAAACAGACCAAACAATACAACCACCCGGCGATGCTGGCCTTTGTGTCCCCCGAAGGGGTCATCAGCAGCTACTCGTTGCGGGTGGACTTCCCCCCGGAAGACCTCAAACGTTCGTTGGTCGCCGCCGGGGAGGGCACGATCGGGTCACCGGTCGACGTGATTGTGATGTGGTGCTTTAGCTACGATCCCAATCGCGGTCGATACGTGGCCACAGCTTGGAAATTGATGCGGTTAGGAGGCGCGTTGACGATCGGCGTGATCCTCCTGGCGTTAACCCCCTATTGGATTGGCAAGCGGCGTCAGTCGCCCCAGCTGGCCGAGCCGATCACAGACGATCCTCATACACACGAAGCAACCACCGCCTTTGAGCGCAAAGCGGACGAATAA
- a CDS encoding quinol:electron acceptor oxidoreductase subunit ActD: MKDEIMAEIEDQELIHGLTAEFDSVDSLLTACRRVRDAGFTRTDAFTPFPVHGIDKALGIRPTKLPWISLTGGVIGCLTGLAMEVWMNGINYQYIISGKPFISLPAFIPVSFELTILLAAFSSFLGMLALNRLPRFSNPLFTNPRFDRATDDRFFLFIDSKDPRFELEGARKLLSDCGSQHVDPVVEDNSSATVPRPFFYVLCTLAILALVPPVVIARMRVTRSGSPRFHIFYDMDFSPAKDAQTKTTLFADGRSMRPDVPGTVARGQLEYGLDFNTGIDMEALAAIDPERAQRLVGAFQPPAEEPAEEAPAEDTPAVEEVPAEDEPAEQPPAEEEPAEEEPADDKPAEDKPAEDKPAEDKPADDKPADDKPAEEKPAEEKPADEEPMEEKPADDKPAEEKPAEEKPADAKPMAEEKPAEEQPAEEAPAAEPPVDSLTVDNTPWLKTNPLSITMAKLERGQQQFNIYCAVCHGRDGSGSGLVAQRAQKILSPTWVPPTKLYNVDLGPEQYPDGKLFNTITHGIRKMPGYGAQIKAEDRWAIVAYLRALQASRNADALVDLVPEGQRSELKSMQEAVKQRLEEEAQKAAEAANKSAEDAPKTALQNS; encoded by the coding sequence ATGAAAGACGAAATAATGGCTGAAATTGAAGATCAAGAATTGATCCATGGATTGACCGCCGAGTTCGACTCGGTGGACAGTCTGCTGACCGCCTGCCGCCGCGTCCGCGATGCCGGGTTCACGCGTACCGATGCCTTCACGCCCTTTCCCGTTCATGGGATTGATAAAGCTTTGGGGATTCGTCCCACCAAGCTGCCGTGGATTTCGCTGACCGGCGGTGTGATCGGCTGTCTGACCGGTTTGGCTATGGAAGTTTGGATGAATGGTATTAATTACCAGTACATCATCTCGGGCAAACCCTTCATCAGTTTGCCGGCGTTCATTCCGGTATCGTTTGAATTGACGATTCTGTTGGCCGCGTTCTCCTCGTTCCTGGGTATGCTGGCGCTCAACCGCCTGCCACGGTTCAGCAATCCGCTGTTCACCAACCCCCGCTTCGACCGCGCCACCGATGACCGGTTCTTCCTGTTCATCGATTCCAAAGATCCGCGTTTCGAACTCGAAGGCGCTCGCAAGCTGCTTTCCGATTGTGGTTCGCAACACGTGGATCCGGTGGTCGAGGATAACTCCTCGGCGACGGTCCCGCGACCGTTCTTCTACGTGCTATGCACCCTGGCCATCCTGGCTTTGGTGCCCCCCGTGGTGATCGCGCGGATGCGAGTCACCCGCAGCGGTAGCCCGCGTTTCCATATCTTCTACGACATGGACTTCTCGCCCGCTAAAGACGCGCAAACCAAAACCACGCTGTTCGCCGACGGTCGCTCGATGCGGCCCGACGTGCCCGGCACGGTGGCTCGCGGCCAGTTGGAGTACGGTCTCGATTTCAACACCGGGATCGACATGGAAGCCCTGGCCGCCATCGATCCCGAACGCGCTCAACGACTCGTCGGTGCCTTCCAGCCCCCGGCTGAAGAACCCGCTGAAGAAGCACCCGCTGAGGACACTCCGGCTGTAGAAGAAGTTCCGGCCGAAGACGAACCCGCTGAACAACCGCCCGCCGAAGAAGAACCGGCTGAGGAAGAACCGGCGGACGATAAGCCTGCGGAAGATAAGCCTGCTGAGGACAAACCGGCGGAAGACAAACCAGCTGACGACAAACCAGCTGACGACAAACCAGCTGAGGAAAAGCCAGCTGAGGAAAAGCCAGCGGACGAAGAGCCGATGGAAGAAAAGCCTGCCGACGATAAACCGGCCGAAGAAAAGCCCGCTGAAGAAAAACCAGCCGACGCGAAGCCGATGGCCGAGGAAAAGCCCGCCGAGGAACAACCGGCTGAGGAAGCTCCTGCGGCGGAACCGCCTGTCGATTCGCTGACGGTAGACAACACGCCTTGGCTGAAGACCAATCCGTTGTCGATCACGATGGCCAAGTTGGAGCGTGGGCAGCAGCAGTTCAATATTTATTGTGCGGTCTGCCATGGCCGCGACGGCAGCGGTTCGGGCCTGGTGGCTCAGCGGGCGCAGAAGATTCTGTCGCCGACCTGGGTGCCACCGACCAAGTTGTACAACGTGGATCTGGGACCGGAACAGTATCCCGACGGAAAACTGTTCAACACGATCACGCACGGGATTCGCAAGATGCCCGGCTACGGAGCTCAGATCAAAGCCGAAGACCGCTGGGCGATCGTGGCGTATCTGCGTGCCCTGCAGGCAAGTCGTAACGCCGACGCGTTGGTCGACTTGGTTCCCGAGGGACAACGCAGTGAATTGAAATCGATGCAGGAAGCCGTTAAGCAACGGCTCGAAGAAGAAGCTCAAAAAGCAGCCGAAGCGGCCAACAAGTCCGCCGAAGATGCACCCAAGACAGCCTTGCAAAACAGCTAA
- the nrfD gene encoding NrfD/PsrC family molybdoenzyme membrane anchor subunit has translation MSIAAVQGLDNTLERPGERAPLVLGDTTFHTITESVCQIAERKPSKLWVAGFLVSAHLAGFFGILILYLIYTGVGVWGNRSPVFWGWPIVNFVFWVGIGHAGTLISAILFLFRQEWRTSINRAAEAMTIFAVVCAGTFPGIHVGRAWLAYWLAPYPSLNLWMWPQFRSPLLWDVFAVSTYGSVSAAFWYMGMIPDLATLRDRAKNPYRRFAYGLLALGWSGSSRHWMRYEKAYALLAALAAPLVLSVHTIVSFDFAVSQVPGWHTTIFPPYFVAGAIFSGFAMVLTLMIPARSLLNLKHLITTRHLENMCKIILATGSIVGLAYGTEFFIAWYGQVSDESFAFINRAFGPYDWAYWIMISCNVISPQLFWFRRFRTDPVLIFIVTIFVNIGMWFERFVIVVSSLSRDYLPSAWGYFSPTWVDWGMLIGSFGLFFTLFLLFVRLMPVINMAETKATLAHEMHVRHLTEHAQHETE, from the coding sequence ATGTCCATTGCCGCCGTCCAAGGCTTAGACAACACGCTCGAGCGTCCCGGTGAACGGGCGCCGTTGGTGCTGGGGGATACCACCTTCCACACCATCACCGAGTCGGTTTGTCAGATTGCTGAACGCAAGCCCAGTAAATTATGGGTTGCCGGTTTTCTGGTCTCCGCTCACTTGGCGGGATTCTTCGGCATCCTGATCCTGTATTTGATTTATACGGGCGTCGGCGTGTGGGGGAACCGTTCGCCGGTGTTCTGGGGTTGGCCGATCGTCAACTTTGTGTTCTGGGTCGGGATTGGACACGCCGGAACGTTGATCAGCGCGATTCTGTTTTTGTTCCGTCAGGAATGGCGAACCAGTATCAACCGCGCGGCCGAGGCGATGACGATTTTTGCCGTGGTCTGTGCCGGGACCTTCCCGGGCATCCACGTCGGTCGAGCTTGGCTGGCCTATTGGTTGGCTCCGTATCCAAGCTTGAACCTCTGGATGTGGCCTCAGTTCCGCAGCCCGCTGTTGTGGGACGTGTTTGCGGTTAGCACATATGGTTCGGTTTCTGCAGCCTTCTGGTACATGGGCATGATCCCCGACCTGGCCACGCTGCGTGACCGAGCGAAAAACCCTTATCGACGATTTGCCTACGGCCTGCTGGCGCTGGGTTGGTCCGGCTCCTCGCGGCACTGGATGCGATACGAAAAAGCTTACGCCCTGTTGGCCGCTTTGGCCGCTCCGCTGGTTTTAAGTGTGCATACGATCGTGTCGTTTGACTTTGCGGTCAGCCAAGTGCCTGGTTGGCACACCACGATCTTCCCGCCGTACTTTGTCGCGGGGGCCATTTTCAGTGGCTTCGCGATGGTGCTGACGCTGATGATTCCGGCCCGTTCGCTGCTGAACCTGAAGCACCTGATCACCACGCGTCACCTGGAGAACATGTGCAAGATCATTCTGGCGACCGGTTCGATCGTCGGTTTGGCTTATGGCACTGAATTCTTCATCGCCTGGTACGGTCAAGTCAGTGACGAATCGTTTGCCTTTATCAACCGTGCCTTTGGGCCGTATGACTGGGCCTACTGGATCATGATCAGCTGCAACGTGATCAGTCCGCAGCTGTTCTGGTTCCGCCGCTTCCGCACGGACCCGGTATTGATTTTCATCGTCACGATCTTTGTCAATATCGGGATGTGGTTCGAACGCTTTGTGATCGTGGTCAGTAGCCTTTCACGAGACTATTTGCCCAGTGCATGGGGATATTTTTCACCGACCTGGGTTGACTGGGGAATGTTGATCGGTTCGTTCGGTTTGTTCTTTACCCTGTTTTTGCTGTTCGTCCGTTTGATGCCGGTCATCAACATGGCGGAAACCAAAGCCACGCTTGCTCATGAAATGCACGTGCGGCATCTGACAGAACATGCCCAGCACGAAACGGAATGA
- a CDS encoding TAT-variant-translocated molybdopterin oxidoreductase, whose product MSEKNTESPKARYWRSLNEMRESPDFRQYIEREFPVAASEYPEGLSRRRWIQLMGASLALGGVIGCRYPEESIAPFVIRPEGRVPGEPYSRATNFELAGRVYNLLVSCVDGRPVKIEGNPEHPLSRGGTDVYSQASILGLYDPDRLDSVMQLRDGKMRPAEWDDFAAYLKTLMPTIKARQGRSFAVLVESTSSPSVARMLAELKDTLPEATICRFDSVRGDVMRQATEAAVGRQAQPLLDLSIADTILTIEADILGQDRGMIHNGRDFVANREPMASEMSRLYTVEAGFTNTGATADSRLALRPSDARRFLVALEKAIDSGNTKVESAEGDPTYDQLDAQQRAERFLKVAAADLVQSGNKAVVVVGEHLGADAVAAGIRINNKLGSLNSVMRFPEPVDASLDTVEVAELVKRISGGQIDSLLVLGNNPAFTAPSDIDLAGAISRVRETIYWGLYDDETAALCNWQLPAAHQLESWGDAISDDGHYGVCQPQILPLLSGRTALEVLAMVLEKPETSPEAIVRSTADAIAGSSLSNRQWRTLLHDGFSKDIKVDIADVQFTGSTDPLPDGELQATVEIEQDDIEIVFVPADGVYDGRFANNGWLQEMPQALTKLTWDNAALMSPRTARALKVKHGVMVSLRRGDTRLEVPVYEMPGMAHGCTVIAYGYGRTRAGAIGGFEDMDIDSVGTDVRSLRTSDSMLVAYQMGSRPRSDEYLLATTQDHWAIDELGKEETQERSYKLIREGTLALLEKTPEFTEAKAPHVPSLEHTKLWDKEPMEALQQDVALDFVPQWGMSVDLSKCIGCNACVIACQSENNVPIVGKEQVANSREMHWMRIDRYFQGDEDNADAVREPLMCMHCETAPCEQVCPVAATVHTNEGINAMAYNRCIGTRYCANNCPFKVRRFNYFNFNSELGVGYGIDAFPGSIESANRKLQQLVLNPEVTVRGRGVMEKCTYCIQRVEAAKIEARKEGRTIQDGDVKTACQTACPTRAIEFGNIADPNSKVSQAREDVRTYGMLPQLRLKPRTTYMSRIRNTHPMLMTSKQVEDLQELHKKLHHGHHDEEHGEHDDHDDHDHDDSHAEPAGDAH is encoded by the coding sequence ATGAGCGAAAAGAATACTGAGTCACCGAAGGCTCGCTACTGGCGCAGCCTGAACGAAATGCGGGAAAGCCCAGACTTTCGCCAATATATTGAGCGTGAGTTCCCGGTTGCCGCATCCGAATATCCCGAAGGTCTCTCGCGGCGTCGCTGGATTCAGCTGATGGGTGCCTCGCTGGCGCTGGGCGGAGTCATCGGCTGCCGCTACCCCGAGGAAAGCATTGCGCCCTTCGTGATCCGTCCCGAAGGTCGCGTGCCCGGTGAACCCTACAGCCGCGCCACGAACTTCGAGTTGGCCGGGCGGGTGTACAACCTCTTGGTCAGCTGTGTCGACGGTCGGCCGGTCAAGATCGAAGGCAACCCGGAGCATCCGCTCAGCCGTGGCGGCACGGATGTGTATTCGCAAGCCTCGATCCTGGGTCTGTATGATCCGGACCGCCTGGACAGCGTGATGCAGCTGCGCGATGGCAAGATGCGTCCGGCCGAGTGGGACGATTTTGCAGCGTACCTCAAAACCTTGATGCCGACGATTAAAGCTCGTCAGGGCCGCAGCTTCGCCGTGCTGGTCGAGTCGACTTCCTCGCCCTCGGTGGCGCGGATGTTGGCGGAACTGAAAGACACGCTGCCCGAAGCCACGATCTGTCGCTTCGACTCGGTTCGCGGCGACGTGATGCGTCAAGCCACCGAAGCCGCCGTGGGCCGCCAAGCTCAACCGCTGCTGGATCTGTCGATCGCCGATACGATCCTGACCATCGAAGCTGACATCTTGGGTCAAGACCGCGGCATGATTCACAACGGCCGCGACTTTGTGGCCAATCGCGAGCCGATGGCTAGCGAGATGAGTCGGCTGTATACGGTCGAAGCCGGCTTCACCAACACCGGAGCCACCGCGGATTCTCGCTTGGCGCTTCGTCCGTCCGATGCCCGCCGCTTCCTGGTCGCTTTGGAAAAAGCCATCGACAGCGGCAACACCAAGGTTGAATCCGCCGAGGGCGACCCCACCTACGACCAGCTCGATGCGCAGCAGCGAGCCGAGCGGTTCCTGAAAGTCGCTGCGGCGGACCTGGTGCAGTCCGGCAACAAGGCCGTGGTGGTTGTGGGCGAACACCTGGGTGCCGACGCCGTCGCCGCCGGGATTCGCATCAACAACAAGTTGGGCTCGTTGAATTCTGTGATGCGGTTCCCCGAACCGGTGGACGCTTCGCTGGACACCGTCGAAGTTGCCGAGCTGGTCAAGCGGATCAGTGGCGGCCAAATCGATTCGTTGCTGGTGCTGGGCAATAACCCCGCCTTTACCGCTCCCTCGGACATTGATTTGGCGGGCGCCATTTCCCGCGTTCGCGAAACCATCTACTGGGGCCTGTACGACGACGAAACGGCGGCCCTGTGCAACTGGCAACTGCCCGCCGCGCATCAGCTGGAAAGCTGGGGCGATGCGATTTCCGATGACGGCCATTACGGCGTTTGCCAGCCGCAGATCCTGCCGCTGCTGAGCGGTCGGACGGCGCTGGAAGTGTTGGCCATGGTGCTGGAAAAACCCGAGACGTCACCCGAAGCGATCGTGCGGAGCACAGCCGATGCAATCGCCGGCAGCAGCCTCAGTAACCGCCAATGGCGGACGCTGTTGCACGACGGCTTCAGCAAAGACATCAAGGTCGATATCGCCGACGTGCAGTTTACCGGTTCCACTGACCCCCTGCCCGACGGCGAACTACAAGCGACCGTTGAAATCGAACAAGACGATATTGAAATCGTGTTCGTGCCCGCTGATGGGGTCTACGACGGCCGCTTTGCCAACAACGGCTGGCTGCAGGAAATGCCGCAAGCGTTGACCAAACTGACCTGGGACAACGCGGCTTTGATGAGCCCCCGCACGGCTCGCGCTCTGAAGGTTAAACACGGCGTGATGGTTTCGCTGCGACGCGGCGATACCCGCTTGGAAGTGCCGGTCTACGAGATGCCCGGCATGGCCCACGGCTGCACCGTGATCGCCTACGGTTACGGCCGCACCCGCGCCGGAGCGATCGGCGGTTTCGAAGATATGGACATCGACTCGGTCGGTACCGACGTGCGATCGCTGCGAACCAGCGATTCGATGCTGGTGGCTTACCAAATGGGCTCTCGCCCACGGTCCGATGAATATCTGTTGGCCACTACTCAGGATCACTGGGCAATCGACGAACTGGGTAAAGAAGAAACTCAGGAACGCAGTTACAAGCTGATCCGCGAAGGCACGCTGGCGCTGCTGGAAAAGACGCCGGAGTTCACCGAAGCGAAAGCACCCCATGTTCCCAGTTTGGAACACACCAAGCTGTGGGACAAAGAGCCCATGGAGGCCCTGCAGCAAGACGTGGCGCTGGACTTCGTTCCGCAGTGGGGTATGTCCGTCGACCTCAGCAAGTGCATCGGCTGTAACGCCTGCGTGATCGCCTGCCAGAGCGAAAACAATGTGCCTATCGTGGGCAAGGAGCAAGTCGCCAATAGCCGCGAAATGCACTGGATGCGGATTGACCGCTACTTCCAGGGCGACGAAGACAATGCTGACGCGGTACGCGAACCGCTGATGTGCATGCACTGCGAAACGGCTCCCTGCGAACAGGTTTGTCCGGTCGCTGCCACGGTGCACACCAATGAAGGCATCAATGCGATGGCCTACAACCGCTGTATCGGAACGCGGTACTGTGCCAACAACTGTCCCTTTAAAGTTCGTCGCTTCAACTACTTCAACTTCAATTCTGAACTTGGCGTGGGCTACGGAATCGACGCCTTTCCCGGCTCGATCGAATCGGCGAATCGCAAACTGCAACAGTTGGTCCTGAACCCCGAAGTCACCGTCCGCGGTCGTGGGGTGATGGAAAAGTGCACCTACTGCATCCAGCGTGTGGAAGCCGCCAAGATCGAGGCCCGCAAAGAAGGCCGGACGATCCAGGACGGCGACGTCAAAACGGCTTGTCAAACCGCATGCCCGACGCGAGCCATCGAGTTTGGCAATATCGCCGACCCGAACAGCAAAGTCTCGCAGGCTCGCGAAGACGTTCGCACCTACGGCATGCTGCCCCAGTTGCGACTCAAGCCGCGAACGACCTACATGTCGCGGATCCGCAATACGCATCCGATGTTAATGACCAGCAAACAGGTCGAAGACCTGCAGGAACTGCACAAGAAACTGCATCACGGTCACCACGACGAAGAACATGGTGAGCATGATGATCACGATGACCATGATCACGATGACTCGCATGCCGAGCCCGCCGGCGACGCTCACTGA
- a CDS encoding cytochrome c3 family protein, translated as MPLMKMGPRSDTAAIRKVDGRVAHLFPSFYLVPNRAVAMDRFLFPRWVNRLLVLLGGVAAVGVVYAGTLGGLITDPETLNVGYQPTQPVPFSHALHAGQLRMDCRYCHNTVFDAAHAAVPPTATCINCHSPMGESGQTALAAVRAESDKLKPIHNSWETGQSMNWKRVHNLPEFVYFNHAAHVNSGVSCVSCHGRIDQMEVVYQAKQLSMAWCIECHRDPTPHLRPVEFVTQLDWERSEDDPTGEELKEKHHIHPQVNCAVCHR; from the coding sequence ATGCCCTTGATGAAAATGGGACCGCGAAGCGATACTGCGGCCATCAGGAAGGTCGACGGCCGCGTCGCGCACCTGTTCCCCTCGTTTTATTTGGTGCCCAATCGGGCAGTTGCTATGGATCGCTTTCTATTCCCACGTTGGGTAAACCGCCTGCTGGTGTTGTTAGGCGGCGTCGCTGCGGTAGGGGTTGTTTATGCTGGCACACTGGGTGGTTTGATCACCGACCCGGAAACGTTGAATGTCGGCTACCAGCCCACGCAACCTGTTCCCTTCAGCCACGCGTTGCATGCCGGTCAGTTGCGGATGGATTGCCGCTACTGTCACAACACGGTGTTTGACGCCGCGCATGCCGCGGTGCCACCGACGGCCACCTGCATCAACTGCCACAGCCCGATGGGCGAATCAGGGCAGACGGCGTTGGCGGCCGTGCGAGCGGAAAGCGACAAGCTGAAGCCGATTCATAACAGTTGGGAAACCGGTCAGAGCATGAACTGGAAGCGGGTCCATAACCTGCCCGAGTTCGTGTACTTCAACCACGCCGCGCACGTTAACTCGGGCGTTAGTTGTGTGAGTTGTCACGGCCGCATTGATCAAATGGAAGTGGTCTATCAGGCCAAGCAGTTGTCGATGGCTTGGTGCATCGAGTGCCACCGCGATCCGACGCCCCATCTGCGTCCCGTGGAATTCGTCACCCAGTTGGACTGGGAACGTAGCGAAGACGATCCGACGGGCGAAGAGTTAAAAGAAAAACATCACATCCATCCGCAAGTTAACTGCGCCGTGTGTCACCGATGA